DNA sequence from the bacterium genome:
GAGGCGGGCGGCTTCGGCATGCGGGTCTACCTGGATCGCGTGCACGTCGCCGACGAGCGGCTCGCGAGCCGCGTCATCGCCTGCAGCGAGACGCAGGAGCGCTACGGCTGGGCCGTGCCCCGCCGCTTCAGCCCGCAGGTGCTGAAGATCTACAACGAGGACTTCGACCTGCCCCACGTCTATCGTGGCGCTGCCGCGCGGGTAGTTGGCGAAGTGACTCGAGACGGCCGCTACACGCTCACGCGCGGCGAGGACCGGCTCTGCGACGCGCCGGTGAGCGTGGTGACCAGCGGCATCCGCTACGAGCGCGAGAGCGCGCCGCGGCGCCAGGAGCCGCCGGCGCCGGCGCTCGACCCCGCGCGCGACCTGGCCGCCGACCTGCTCGCCCTGCTCGCGGACCCGAACCTCTGCGACCGCAGCTACCTCTACCAGCACTACGACGGCGAGGTGCAGGGCCACGCCTGCCTGCGTCCCGGCGAGGGCGACAGCGGGGTCAGCGCGCCCTTCCAGTCGAGCCCGCTCGGATTCGCAGTCACCTGCGACGGCAATCCCTTCTACGGCGAGCGCGATCCCTACCTGGGCGGGGCGCTCGCCGTTTGCGAGGCCGTGCGCAACCTCGCCTGCCAGGGCGCCTGGCCGCTCGCCCTCACCGATTGCCTGAACTACGGCAACCCGGAGAAGCCCGGGCCCTTCGGCGCCTTCGTCGAGGGCGTGCGCGGCGTGGGCGAGGCCTGCCGCGCGATCGGCCGCCTCAGCGAGGACGATCGGGGCCCCGCGCCGCGGCACCCGATCCCGGTCGTGAGCGGCAATGTCAGCTTCTACAACGAGAGCGCGCGGGGCGCGGCGATCCCGCCGAGCCCGATCGTCGCGCTCCTCGGCCGCGTGCCGGACGTTTCGCGCGTGCCGGGCCAGCAGCTCCTCGCCGCGGGCGATCCCGTGGTCCTGCTCGGGCCGCGCGCGGGGGCGCTGGGCGGCGGCGCCTACCACCGCGTCGTCCTCGGCTCGGCGGGGGGCGCGCTGCCCGCGCCCGACTTCGCGCGCCTGCGCGCCGAGGCGCTCGTGGTGATCGAGGCCGCGCAGGCGGGCTGGATCCGCGCCGCGCACGATGTCGGCGAGGGCGGCGTGGCCGTTGCCGCCGCCGAGATGCTGCTCGGCCGCCGGCCCGGCGCCCTCGGCCTCGGCCTCGAGCTCGATCTGCCCGCGGGCGCTCTCGCCCCCGCGGCCGCGCTCTTCGACGAGACGGGCGGCTTCCTGCTCGAGGTCGCGCCCGCGCATCTCGAGGAATTCCGCGCGCGCTGCCGCGCGGCGGGCATCGCACCCGTTGCCACGGGTCGAGTCACCGCCGACGGCCGCCTGCTTCTCGCCGTGGACGGCGCGGCGCGCGTGGAGCTCGCCCTCGCGGATCTCGCGGCCGCCTGGCAGGGCACGCTGCCCGCGCTGTTCCCGCAGAGCGCCCAGGCCGCGGAGGCGTCGCGATGAGCGCGGGCGGCGAGGTGCGCGCGCCGCGCGCGGCGATCATCCAGTTCCCCGGCGTGAACTGCGAGTACGAATCGGCCCGCGCGCTGGCCGCAGCCGGCGCAGCGCCCACGATCCTGCGCTGGAACGAGGCCCCCGAGCGCCTGCGCGACTTCGAGCTCTACCTGCTCCCGGGCGGCTTCAGCTACCAGGACCGCATCCGCGCCGGCGCCGTCGCCGCCAAGGAGCGCGTGCTCGACGCGCTCTTCGATCAGGCCGCCGCGGGGAAGCCGATTCTCGGCATCTGCAACGGCGCCCAGGTGCTGGTCGAGGCCGGCTTCGTGCCGGGCCTCGCCGCCGGCGCCGTCGAGATGGCCCTCGCCCCCAACCGCATGCCGGGCCGCAGCGGCTACTTCGCCGACTGGAGCCACCTCGCGGTGGCCGCCGCCACGCCCTCCTGGCTCGCGCCGCTCGCGGGCCAGGTGCTGCCCATCCCCTTCGCGCACGGCGAGGGCCGT
Encoded proteins:
- the purL gene encoding phosphoribosylformylglycinamidine synthase subunit PurL; this encodes MEAAIDVSRLEDADLERELRAHGLTLKLSEARRIGELLGRAPTLTELTLFDTMWSEHCSYKSSREHLKRWLPTEGPDVVLGPVEDAGIVRLGEADGRRWCLVIGHESHNHPSQVLPFEGAATGIGGIVRDVYCMGATVVGVLDPLRFGDPRGAEAARSRAIMAGVVDGIWHYANALGVPNLGGDLVFHPGYDDNCLVNVVAVGLVPEDEIVRSRVPAEAATEPYDFILVGKPTDESGFGGAAFASVILDEGVENRGAVQVPDPFLKRVLSEANKAVLAAARAAGIAIGFKDLGAGGIACVSSELAEAGGFGMRVYLDRVHVADERLASRVIACSETQERYGWAVPRRFSPQVLKIYNEDFDLPHVYRGAAARVVGEVTRDGRYTLTRGEDRLCDAPVSVVTSGIRYERESAPRRQEPPAPALDPARDLAADLLALLADPNLCDRSYLYQHYDGEVQGHACLRPGEGDSGVSAPFQSSPLGFAVTCDGNPFYGERDPYLGGALAVCEAVRNLACQGAWPLALTDCLNYGNPEKPGPFGAFVEGVRGVGEACRAIGRLSEDDRGPAPRHPIPVVSGNVSFYNESARGAAIPPSPIVALLGRVPDVSRVPGQQLLAAGDPVVLLGPRAGALGGGAYHRVVLGSAGGALPAPDFARLRAEALVVIEAAQAGWIRAAHDVGEGGVAVAAAEMLLGRRPGALGLGLELDLPAGALAPAAALFDETGGFLLEVAPAHLEEFRARCRAAGIAPVATGRVTADGRLLLAVDGAARVELALADLAAAWQGTLPALFPQSAQAAEASR
- the purQ gene encoding phosphoribosylformylglycinamidine synthase I; the encoded protein is MSAGGEVRAPRAAIIQFPGVNCEYESARALAAAGAAPTILRWNEAPERLRDFELYLLPGGFSYQDRIRAGAVAAKERVLDALFDQAAAGKPILGICNGAQVLVEAGFVPGLAAGAVEMALAPNRMPGRSGYFADWSHLAVAAATPSWLAPLAGQVLPIPFAHGEGRFTSRRAELFAELAAAGQIVLRYTGPQGEAAGGWPANPNGSALDAAGICNPAGNVLALMPHPERAAHLGQVPALLAGPWGERRRAAAGDWAALAGPGPGLAIIAAMVAAARAGRREGRHAS